From Streptomyces asiaticus, one genomic window encodes:
- the tgmA gene encoding putative ATP-grasp-modified RiPP — MTLTMDRTQTARPFGLTKAVPVADETLTLPALRLCPERQISVTAAGAPFINEPSMKTQMTTTTQTREDSQLATDTENDTD, encoded by the coding sequence ATGACACTGACCATGGACCGCACCCAGACCGCGAGGCCGTTCGGGCTGACCAAGGCCGTCCCCGTCGCCGACGAGACGCTCACCCTGCCGGCCCTGCGCCTCTGCCCCGAGCGGCAGATCAGCGTCACCGCGGCCGGGGCGCCGTTCATCAACGAGCCGAGCATGAAGACGCAGATGACGACCACGACGCAGACCCGGGAGGACAGCCAGCTGGCGACCGACACCGAGAACGACACGGACTGA